Proteins encoded in a region of the Uloborus diversus isolate 005 chromosome 1, Udiv.v.3.1, whole genome shotgun sequence genome:
- the LOC129225015 gene encoding sarcoplasmic calcium-binding proteins I, III, and IV-like, with the protein MGQDISKIKKNNEPLSEFRKNKLLYEFRTFYDLNKDGVITESDFFMVQEYVCKLNGWLPESEKYEMTEDLFRSIWKSLKTEADEDEDDAVTADEWVKMWEQLDKTLRQGSSALPEWLTTYLWCRFNIYDRTGDGAIDVEEFAYILENFGVPERQSRQCFVMMTLNDTKPLDFAYFCELAIEYYTSDDPSALGNFITGQLNF; encoded by the exons ATGGGTCAAGACATAAGTAAGATAAAGAAAAACAATGAACCTTTGTCAGAGTTTAGAAAGAACAAACTTCTCTACGAATTTAGAACATTTTACG atttaaataaaGACGGCGTCATTACGGAATCTGACTTCTTCATGGTGCAAGAA TACGTTTGTAAATTGAATGGTTGGCTACCTGAATCTGAAAAATACGAAATGACAGAAGATCTTTTTCGGTCCATTTGGAAGTCGTTAAAAACAGAGGCTGATGAAGATGAAGACGACGCTGTCACTGCAGATGAATGG GTTAAAATGTGGGAGCAATTGGATAAAACATTACGGCAGGGAAGCAGCGCCTTACCAGAATGGTTGACAACGTATTTATGGTGTCGGTTTAATATATATGATAGAACAG GTGACGGCGCTATCGACGTGGAAGAATTTGCATATATATTAGAAAATTTTGGTGTACCAGAGCGGCAATCAAGACAGTGTTTTGTAATGATGACACTG aacgATACCAAGCCCCTGGACTTCGCATACTTCTGTGAACTAGCGATTGAGTATTACACTTCGGATGATCCCAGTGCTTTAGGAAATTTTATAACTGGACAACTTAATTTCTAA